The Bdellovibrio sp. NC01 genome includes the window TTCTTGGCAATGCGTTCGGAATTCCAAGTGGCATCGTGGTTGATACGCACGTGACTCGTTTGTCCAATCGCTTAGGTTGGGTGGACACAGAAAATGCTGTGCAAATCGAACGCGAACTTTCGGAAGAAGTTCCGCAAGAAGATTGGATTATGTTATCGCATTGGTTGATCTCGCATGGTCGAGCTATCTGTAAGGCGAGAAAACCTGATTGCAGTCATTGCTTCTTAGAGGAGACTTGCCCTAAGAGGGGCGTCTAGTTCACAATGTGCTCATGTTCACTTCATTCTTTGAGAGCGTTAAATACGTAGGCCATCTTCTTCCGATCTCTTTCTTAAGAATTTTCTTGGGTTATTACTATCTTGAACAAGCATTGATCAAATTCCGCGGCGACTTTTTAACTCGTCCACGTATTGCCGATCAAATCGCAGAGTGGTTGCCAGCAAGTCATGCTCCGAACTGGTTTAAAATTTTCGCAAGTTCAACGATGATTCCAAATTGGCAAACAGTGGCTTTCATTTTGTTGGGGCTTGAGTTCGCGTTAGCGATTTCCTATATCATCGGTTACGTGGTTCGTCCGATGGCTTTGATTGGTATTTTGTTGTGTGTGGTCAGTCTGTTTATTTCGGGCCCAGGTCACGAAGACTTATACAAAACATTCTTTGCGATTCATTTGATTCTTGCTTGGGTTGGCGCGGGTCGCTGCTTGGGGCTGGATTATTATTTCTTCAAACGTCGTCGCGGCATCTGGTGGTAGGCATCCATGAGACATTTCATTATCTTCCTTGCGGTGATCTTCTTGGGTTTGTTCTTGGCGGTACTAAACCGTCCTGATTCAAATCCAGTTGCAGGTTCGCAAGCGACATTGCGTGTATTCGGTTATTCTTCATTCACAGGGCGTTGGGGCCCAGGCCCGTTATTGAAAGAAGCTTTTGAAAAACACTGCAAATGCAAAGTGGAATTCATCGAAGGCAGCGATTCCGGAATCTTGTTACAACGCCTGCGCATTGAAGGCGAAAGTTTAGGAGCTGACCTCGTAGTCGGCCTTGATCAATTCGATCTTTCAAAAGCAATGGATGAACAAAAATGGAGAAGCCTCAGTCTTGGTAAAATGGATGTCTATGACTCTGTGAAGCCAGCTCTTTCAAATAACTTCTTTGTTCCTTATGACTGGGGTGCTTTAACGTTCATCGCAAGAAAAGGGGAGCTTTCCAAAGTTCCTTCCACAATGGATGAGTTGTTATCACCAGAGTTAAATAAAAGAATCGCGTTGGAAGATCCACGCACGAGTTCTCCGGGTATGCAGTTCTTGTATTGGGTGATTCGTACAAAAGGTGAAGACGAAGGCTTTAAGTTCATTCAAAAGATGATGGACCAAGCGCACAGCTTTTCACCGACATGGTCGACAGCTTATGGCTTGTTCACAAACAAACAAGCAAAGATGGCGTACTCTTATGTGACGTCACCGCTGTATCACGAAATTGAAGAAAAAAAGAAAGAGTACTACGCGGTCTCTTTCGTTGAGGCTTTGCCATTACAATTTGAATTCGTAGGTATTCCTGAATTCTGTCGTCACTGCGATCTGGCTGAACAGTTTGTGAATTTGATGCTTTCTCCTGAAGGGCAAAAAATCATCATGGAAAAGAACTATATGTTCCCGGTGATGAAGGGTGTTCGCGAAAATACTCCATTTGCGACTTTGCCGCCGATGAAAACGATGGATAAGTTCGAAATCCTATCGACGACTGAAGTCGATCGCTTATTGAAAAAATGGACGGACATCCGCAGAGGCGAACTTAATTGAGTCAACTGAACCTGCGTAATCTTTTACGTCTTAGCTTAGTGCTATTCTTGGTATTCCCATTTCTGTTTCTGCTAACCCAATTTCGTTTTGGCGGTAGAACAGATTGGGCTGAGCTGGCGTGGGCTTTTAAAAATAGTTTCTTACAAGCATTCTTTTCCGCAGTCTTTGCTTTGATATTTGGTTTTTGGTCTGCTCTAGGTCTTTTGACTTTCACAAACCATCGTCGTCATTACCGCATGGTTTTAGAGATCCTGTGTCTGCTTCCGAACTTTCTGCCACCTATCTTTATTTTGCTAGCGACATTGAACGTTGTTGATCCTTTTCCCATGGGGATCACGGGTATCGTCTTCATTCACACGCTTATGAACTTCGGCCTGGCTGCGGTGTTGTTGGCAGGATTGATTGAAAATAAAGTGGGTGGAGTGATCGAGCTTGCTTACGTCGAAGGTTCCAGCCGTTTTAATTTTTTAACAAAGGGTCTAATCCCAATGTTGAAAAAAGACTTATGGCTTTTGTGGCTTTTCATTTTTGTGGTGTGTTTCGGCAGCTTCTCGGTTCCATTAATCGTGGGTGGCGGCAAAGGCACAACGGTCGAAGTATTGATTTATGAAAAGATCCGTTTATCGAGTGATTGGAGCAATGCGGTTTTCTTAGCATTCCTTCAATCCATCTTTATCTTCGCGCTATCCTGGATCGCAGGCAAAGGGCAGGGCTCACACCGAAGTCGTCTTGCGAACTTGAATCTTGTGCGCATGCCAACGGGTATT containing:
- a CDS encoding DoxX family membrane protein, which gives rise to MFTSFFESVKYVGHLLPISFLRIFLGYYYLEQALIKFRGDFLTRPRIADQIAEWLPASHAPNWFKIFASSTMIPNWQTVAFILLGLEFALAISYIIGYVVRPMALIGILLCVVSLFISGPGHEDLYKTFFAIHLILAWVGAGRCLGLDYYFFKRRRGIWW
- a CDS encoding thiamine ABC transporter substrate-binding protein; this translates as MRHFIIFLAVIFLGLFLAVLNRPDSNPVAGSQATLRVFGYSSFTGRWGPGPLLKEAFEKHCKCKVEFIEGSDSGILLQRLRIEGESLGADLVVGLDQFDLSKAMDEQKWRSLSLGKMDVYDSVKPALSNNFFVPYDWGALTFIARKGELSKVPSTMDELLSPELNKRIALEDPRTSSPGMQFLYWVIRTKGEDEGFKFIQKMMDQAHSFSPTWSTAYGLFTNKQAKMAYSYVTSPLYHEIEEKKKEYYAVSFVEALPLQFEFVGIPEFCRHCDLAEQFVNLMLSPEGQKIIMEKNYMFPVMKGVRENTPFATLPPMKTMDKFEILSTTEVDRLLKKWTDIRRGELN
- a CDS encoding ABC transporter permease subunit, yielding MSQLNLRNLLRLSLVLFLVFPFLFLLTQFRFGGRTDWAELAWAFKNSFLQAFFSAVFALIFGFWSALGLLTFTNHRRHYRMVLEILCLLPNFLPPIFILLATLNVVDPFPMGITGIVFIHTLMNFGLAAVLLAGLIENKVGGVIELAYVEGSSRFNFLTKGLIPMLKKDLWLLWLFIFVVCFGSFSVPLIVGGGKGTTVEVLIYEKIRLSSDWSNAVFLAFLQSIFIFALSWIAGKGQGSHRSRLANLNLVRMPTGILVIGGISLLYLAGYVQGLFAGVKMLSTFYEAQSAIVWNFLGSLSVGLSVGVFCYVGLMVIAFCWPKAWFEKFLNGYVAPSTSLACFALLIFGPNEGINPFIKIPLALTLLSLNSLFRMGWDGELHSLHSQMTVARCMGASSKQIFWEILFPQLSSRAGVLAGIASIWACGDFAVSRILAHRDLSIAMMTETLMSSYRLNQATVLSLLIVVAGLICFAICVGGSRVLRRKLTP